A single region of the Lycium barbarum isolate Lr01 chromosome 2, ASM1917538v2, whole genome shotgun sequence genome encodes:
- the LOC132626471 gene encoding LOB domain-containing protein 1-like, whose protein sequence is MATCSPCAACKFLRRRCVEHCLLKPYFPPTEPLKFAVVHKIFGASNIIKLLQELPEMQRADAVCSLVYEANARIRDPIYGSAGVISSLHEQMTKLQAEVALAQAEISDLHYQNANLMALMSKEHSSFQDSTILSYDDNCYIGETSWESFWS, encoded by the exons ATGGCTACATGTAGCCCTTGTGCTGCGTGCAAATTTCTCCGGCGCCGATGCGTCGAGCATTGCCTGTTAAAGCCTTACTTTCCACCAACTGAGCCGTTGAAGTTCGCCGTGGTTCATAAAATCTTTGGAGCGAGCAACATCATCAAGTTGCTGCAG GAACTTCCGGAAATGCAACGAGCAGATGCAGTTTGCAGCCTGGTATATGAAGCGAATGCAAGGATTAGAGATCCAATTTATGGCAGTGCTGGTGTGATTTCAAGTCTTCACGAGCAAATGACTAAGCTCCAAGCAGAAGTTGCTTTGGCACAAGCAGAGATCTCGGATTTACATTACCAGAATGCCAATTTGATGGCTTTAATGTCCAAAGAACATTCATCATTTCAGGATTCTACCATTTTGTCATATGATGATAATTGCTATATTGGTGAAACATCTTGGGAGTCTTTCTGGTCATGA